The following proteins are co-located in the Hypomesus transpacificus isolate Combined female chromosome 23, fHypTra1, whole genome shotgun sequence genome:
- the LOC124485983 gene encoding probable ribonuclease ZC3H12C: MGLKEHLEDETGRILSLGLDLEYLHVEGSVRQADLSATAGADAGPLEAGVARGAHGISTSTSTSTSSSCSNYSEESAASDSEDERVQISASEVQKPHRHPSPASSAQNPTPEESPHTTALLTHSQTKVEFALKLGYSEDLVLQVLGKLGPGALINDILGELVKLGTRTEMEQEVITHYASSSSSFLSSSHSSSSSSLDFCRQVCESSRLEDQDNLRPVVVDGSNVAMSHGNKEVFSCHGIQLAVDWFLERGHRDVTVFVPAWRKEQSRPDALITDQEILRRLEKEKILVFTPSRRVQGRRVVCYDDRFIVKLAHESDGIIVSNDNYRDLANEKPEWKKFVDERLLMYSFVNDKFMPPDDPLGRHGPSLENFLRKRPVIPEHRKQPCPYGKKCTYGHKCKFYHPERGSLPQRSVADELRASAKASSSSSSSSASSLFTSSFSFYSPSSSKTLGDSFTGKSPASSRIDSLSESRGRHPKRRSDSYNNLLDEQLEVRSRTETRSGSSGSFLPPAATPSGQRDRRERPEGGGASRGHGAVGLGPGEFYSRCESPELGYPSLMRAYSSLSLVVPPSPERFFPAELWPGSLPSDCSSEDSVSSDSFSPDPVLEEGLRYPHHHHHHHHPCPGRYPQPPSHAPTGMSQHPHHSYPLSQGLGRMHGYTLEDPPSSLLHFNAPLAYLPSHLQARSGYPGDYPHPPPQTSSPHARSQGSPLGRTLLGTAWQDDGLLEPRLYEHSPHRPRRGCSGQESRLASWDPHYQLPSQHCYEPFSFHSLPEGHPQPWYSPWARGTHSPRGPPSSLPPAPPALPTHSSMMATQLKESPDQSRYIELREKVFTNLCNIFPPEQVRVVMGRNPHVIDAQQLAAAILVEKTQNGS; the protein is encoded by the exons ATGGGCCTGAAGGAACACCTGGAGGATGAAACAGGCCGCATCCTCAGCCTGGGTCTCGATTTGGAATACCTCCACGTGGAGGGCAGCGTAAGGCAGGCAGACCTGAGCGCCACGGCTGGTGCAGACGCAGGGCCCTTGGAGGCAGGGGTGGCCAGGGGAGCCCATGGTATCAGCACCAgtaccagcaccagcaccagtagTAGTTGCAGCAACTACTCTGAAGAGAGTGCTGCTTCCGACAGTGAAGATGAGAGAGTCCAGATCTCTGCTTCTGAGGTCCAGAAACCTCATCGTCACCCCTCACCCGCCTCGTCAGCTCAGAACCCTACCCCTGAGGAGTCCCCTCACACAACAGCCCTCCTCACTCACAGCCAGACCAAGGTGGAGTTCGCGCTGAAGCTGGGCTACTCTGAGGATCTGGTGCTGCAGGTGCTGGGAAAGTTGGGCCCAGGCGCGCTCATCAACGACATCCTGGGAGAGCTGGTCAAACTTGGAACCAGGACAgagatggaacaggaagtgatcaCCCATTATgcgtcttcctcctcttcctttctatcTTCTTCCCACTCGTCCTCGTCGTCGTCTCTGGACTTCTGTCGCCAGGTGTGTGAGTCTTCCCGTCTGGAGGACCAGGACAACCTGAGGCCGGTGGTGGTGGATGGAAGCAACGTGGCCATGAG TCACGGGAATAAGGAAGTGTTCTCCTGCCACGGCATACAGCTGGCAGTTGATTGGTTCCTGGAGCGCGGCCACAGAGACGTCACGGTGTTTGTGCCCGCCTGGCGGAAAGAACAGTCGAGACCCGACGCACTTATCACAG ACCAGGAGATTCTTCGGcgcctggagaaggagaagatccTGGTGTTCACGCCGTCACGCCGCGTCCAGGGCCGCAGGGTGGTCTGCTACGACGATCGCTTCATCGTCAAGCTGGCCCACGAGTCGGACGGCATCATCGTCTCCAACGACAACTACAGAGACCTGGCCAATGAGAAGCCAGAGTGGAAGAAGTTTGTCGACGAGCGACTCCTCATGTACTCGTTTGTGAACGACAA GTTCATGCCCCCTGATGACCCTCTTGGTCGCCATGGCCCCAGTCTGGAGAACTTCCTGCGGAAGAGACCTGTCATCCCTGAGCACAGGAAGCAGCCCTGTCCCTACG GTAAGAAGTGCACCTACGGGCACAAGTGTAAGTTCTACCACCCTGAGAGGGGCTCCCTACCACAGCGCTCCGTGGCCGACGAGCTCCGGGCAAGTGCCaaggcctcctcttcctcctcctcctcctccgcctcttccttattcacctcctccttctctttctactccccctcctcttccaagACTCTGGGGGACTCCTTCACGGGAAAGAGCCCAGCAAGCTCCAGGATAGACTCGTTGTCCGAGTCCCGGGGCAGGCACCCTAAGAGGCGCTCAGACTCCTACAACAACCTTCTGGATGAGCAGCTGGAGGTGCGGAGCAGGACAGAAACTCGTAGCGGCAGCAGTGGTAGCTTCCTCCCTCCAGCTGCGACGCCCTCGGGCCAGCGGGACCGGAGAGAGCGACccgaaggaggaggagcctccAGGGGCCATGGAGCGGTGGGGCTGGGTCCaggggagttttactccagGTGTGAATCCCCAGAGCTGGGCTACCCCTCCTTGATGAGGGCCTACTCAAGCCTGAGCCTGGTGGTGCCTCCGAGCCCAGAGAGGTTCTTCCCTGCAGAGCTGTGGCCCGGCTCCTTGCCCTCAGACTGTAGCAGTGAGGACAGCGTGAGCTCGGACTCCTTCTCCCCCGACCCAGTGCTGGAGGAGGGCCTCAGatatccccaccaccaccaccaccaccatcacccctGCCCCGGACGATACCCCCAACCGCCCTCTCACGCCCCAACCGGCATGTCCCAGCACCCACACCACAGCTACCCTCTTTCCCAGGGCCTGGGGAGGATGCATGGATACACCCTGGaggatcctccctcctccctcctccacttcaaCGCTCCCCTTGCGTACCTGCCGTCCCACCTGCAGGCCCGCTCGGGCTACCCTGGGGACtatccccaccccccaccccagacctccagcccccacGCTCGCTCACAGGGATCCCCTCTGGGGCGCACGCTGCTGGGCACAGCCTGGCAGGATGACGGGCTGTTGGAACCTCGGCTGTACGAGCACTCCCCCCACCGCCCCAGGAGGGGCTGCTCTGGGCAGGAGTCGCGTCTGGCCAGCTGGGACCCCCACTATCAGCTGCCCTCCCAACACTGCTACGAACCCTTCTCCTTTCACAGCCTGCCGGAGGGACACCCACAGCCCTGGTACTCCCCTTGGGCCAGGGGAACGCACTCCCCCCGTGGGCCTccatcctccctgccccctgcccccccagccctccccacccACTCCTCCATGATGGCCACCCAGCTCAAGGAATCCCCAGACCAGAGCCGTTACATCGAGCTGCGGGAGAAGGTGTTCACCAACTTGTGTAACATCTTTCCTCCGGAGCAGGTGAGGGTGGTGATGGGGAGGAACCCCCATGTGATCGATGCACAGCAACTGGCGGCAGCCATCTTGGTGGAGAAGACCCAGAATGGGTCTTGA